A single region of the Streptomyces caelestis genome encodes:
- a CDS encoding HAD hydrolase-like protein, whose product MSRSVRTRPEGSGQALSEAYDTALLDLDGVVYAGGSAIAHAVESLATARTGGTRLAYVTNNALRTPDTVAEHLTELGIPTGADDVITSAQAVARLISEQVPQGARVLVIGGEGLRVALRERGLVPVESADDDPAAVVQGYGGPELPWGRFAEASYAVARGVPWFASNTDLTIPSGRGIAPGNGAAVEVVRIATGAEPQVAGKPLPPMHRETILRTGAKRPLVVGDRLDTDIEGAFNGDVDSLLVLTGVSDGAQLLAAPPQHRPTYVDADLRGMLRGQPDVLEAGGGGFRCGGWTATAGADRLELDGDGEALDGLRALCAAAWTAAGAGVCELDGGKSLARLGL is encoded by the coding sequence ATGAGCCGAAGCGTCAGGACGAGGCCCGAGGGCAGTGGGCAGGCCCTGAGCGAGGCGTACGACACGGCGCTGCTCGACCTGGACGGTGTCGTGTACGCGGGCGGGAGCGCGATCGCGCACGCGGTCGAGTCGCTGGCCACGGCCCGGACGGGCGGGACGCGCCTGGCGTACGTCACCAACAACGCGCTGCGGACTCCGGACACGGTGGCCGAGCACCTGACCGAGCTCGGCATACCGACGGGCGCGGACGATGTCATCACCTCGGCGCAGGCGGTAGCGCGGCTGATCAGTGAGCAGGTGCCGCAGGGCGCCCGTGTGCTGGTGATCGGCGGTGAGGGGCTGCGGGTGGCGCTGCGCGAGCGCGGGCTCGTGCCCGTGGAGTCGGCGGACGACGATCCGGCGGCGGTGGTGCAGGGGTACGGCGGTCCCGAGCTGCCGTGGGGCCGTTTCGCGGAGGCCAGTTACGCCGTCGCGCGCGGTGTGCCCTGGTTCGCGTCGAACACCGACCTGACGATTCCGAGCGGGCGGGGGATCGCGCCGGGCAACGGCGCGGCGGTGGAGGTCGTGCGGATCGCCACGGGCGCCGAGCCGCAGGTCGCGGGCAAGCCGCTACCGCCGATGCACCGGGAGACCATCCTGCGGACCGGGGCGAAGCGGCCGCTGGTGGTGGGGGACCGGCTGGACACGGACATCGAGGGCGCGTTCAACGGGGACGTGGACTCGCTGCTCGTCCTGACCGGCGTGAGCGACGGCGCGCAGCTGCTGGCCGCGCCGCCGCAGCACCGGCCGACGTATGTGGACGCCGATCTGCGGGGGATGCTCCGCGGACAGCCGGATGTCCTGGAGGCGGGTGGCGGTGGGTTCCGGTGCGGTGGCTGGACGGCGACGGCGGGCGCGGACCGTCTGGAGCTCGACGGGGACGGCGAGGCGCTGGACGGGCTGCGCGCGCTGTGCGCCGCGGCGTGGACGGCCGCCGGTGCGGGCGTGTGCGAGCTGGACGGGGGGAAGTCGCTGGCGAGGCTGGGTCTTTGA
- a CDS encoding NAD kinase has translation MTENRARTVFLLAHTGRPAAVRSAELVVKGLLRSGLGVRVLEAEARDLPLPDEVELVKEATPQCLDGCELLIVLGGDGTLLRGAEFARASGVPMLGVNLGRVGFLAEAERDDLDKVVDRVVSKAYEVEERMTVDVVVHRNGDIVHTDWALNEAAVQKVSAERMLEVVLEIDGRPVTGFGCDGIVCATPTGSTAYAFSAGGPVVWPEVEALLMVPISAHALFAKPLVTSPDSVLAVEVLPHIPPGVLWCDGRRTVELPPGARVEVRRGAVPVRLARLHHASFTDRLVAKFALPVSGWRGAPH, from the coding sequence TTGACCGAGAACCGAGCTCGTACTGTTTTCCTGCTCGCCCACACGGGGCGGCCCGCCGCCGTGCGCAGTGCCGAGCTCGTGGTGAAGGGGCTGCTGCGCTCCGGTCTTGGCGTGCGCGTCCTGGAGGCGGAGGCGCGTGACCTGCCGCTGCCGGACGAGGTGGAGCTGGTCAAGGAGGCCACTCCACAGTGCCTCGACGGGTGTGAGCTGCTCATCGTGCTGGGCGGTGACGGCACGCTGCTGCGCGGTGCCGAGTTCGCGCGGGCGTCGGGCGTGCCGATGCTCGGCGTCAACCTCGGACGGGTCGGGTTCCTCGCGGAGGCCGAGCGGGACGACCTCGACAAGGTCGTCGACCGGGTGGTGAGCAAGGCGTACGAGGTCGAGGAGCGGATGACCGTCGACGTCGTGGTGCACCGCAACGGGGACATCGTGCACACCGACTGGGCGCTGAACGAGGCGGCCGTGCAGAAGGTGTCCGCCGAGCGGATGCTGGAGGTCGTCCTCGAGATCGACGGGCGGCCGGTGACGGGGTTCGGCTGTGACGGGATCGTGTGCGCGACGCCGACCGGGTCGACCGCGTACGCGTTCTCCGCGGGTGGGCCGGTGGTGTGGCCGGAGGTCGAGGCGCTGTTGATGGTGCCGATCTCGGCGCACGCCTTGTTCGCGAAGCCGTTGGTGACGTCGCCGGATTCTGTGTTGGCTGTGGAGGTTCTGCCACATATTCCGCCGGGTGTGCTGTGGTGTGACGGGCGGCGGACCGTGGAGTTGCCGCCCGGGGCCAGGGTGGAGGTGCGGCGGGGGGCCGTGCCGGTGCGGCTGGCTCGGCTGCATCACGCGTCGTTCACGGATCGGCTGGTGGCGAAGTTCGCCCTGCCGGTTTCCGGGTGGCGGGGGGCTCCTCACTAG
- a CDS encoding tetratricopeptide repeat protein, with the protein MPIPEEVTGEEIDKDVRQELQSLPKTLADDVAKNLVMVARLIDEDPEGAYAYSKVALRLASRVAAVREAGGFAAYANQKYSEALAEFRAARRMTGNADLWPVMADCERGLGRPEKALDMAGAPEVHKLDKAGQVEMRLVAAGARRDMGQLDAAIVTLQSPELASNSMQPWTARLRYAYADALLAAGRDGEAREWFAKAVEADRDGSTDASDRLAELDGVEFVDALAEDEDEGEGGDAAEEEKD; encoded by the coding sequence CTGCCGATTCCCGAGGAGGTCACGGGCGAGGAGATCGACAAGGACGTACGGCAGGAGCTGCAGAGCCTGCCCAAGACGCTCGCCGACGACGTGGCCAAGAACTTGGTGATGGTCGCCCGGCTCATCGACGAGGACCCCGAGGGGGCGTACGCCTACTCCAAGGTGGCGCTGCGGCTGGCTTCGCGTGTCGCCGCCGTACGGGAGGCGGGCGGCTTCGCCGCGTACGCGAACCAGAAGTACAGCGAGGCTCTCGCCGAGTTCCGGGCCGCGCGGCGCATGACCGGGAACGCCGACCTGTGGCCCGTCATGGCCGACTGCGAGCGTGGGCTCGGGCGGCCGGAGAAGGCGCTGGACATGGCCGGGGCACCCGAGGTGCACAAGCTCGACAAGGCCGGGCAGGTCGAGATGCGGCTGGTCGCGGCCGGTGCGCGGCGGGACATGGGGCAGCTGGACGCGGCCATCGTGACGCTGCAGAGCCCGGAGCTGGCCTCCAACTCCATGCAGCCGTGGACCGCGCGGCTGCGGTACGCCTACGCCGACGCGCTGCTGGCGGCCGGGCGGGACGGCGAGGCGCGGGAGTGGTTCGCCAAGGCCGTGGAGGCCGACCGGGACGGCAGCACGGACGCTTCGGACCGGCTCGCCGAGCTGGACGGGGTGGAGTTCGTGGACGCCCTGGCCGAGGACGAGGACGAGGGTGAGGGCGGCGATGCCGCCGAGGAGGAGAAGGACTGA
- a CDS encoding TlyA family RNA methyltransferase produces MAGVARRRLDAELVRRKLARSREHAGQLIAAGRVSVGKTVATKPATQVETAAAIVVAADENDPDYVSRGGHKLAGALAAFMPQGLVVEGRRALDAGASTGGFTDVLLRAGAAHVVAVDVGYGQLAWSLQKDERVTVKDRTNVRELTLEEIDGEPVDLVVGDLSFIPLGLVLPALVRCVKPDADLVMMVKPQFEVGKERLGSGGVVRSPQLRAEAVTGVARKAGGLGLGVKGVTASPLPGPSGNVEYFLWLRAGAPELDPADVDRAVAEGPR; encoded by the coding sequence GTGGCAGGAGTCGCACGCCGCCGTCTCGACGCGGAGCTGGTCCGCCGGAAGCTCGCGCGCTCGCGCGAGCATGCCGGCCAGCTGATCGCCGCCGGGCGGGTCTCCGTCGGCAAGACCGTCGCGACCAAACCCGCCACGCAGGTGGAGACCGCGGCCGCGATCGTCGTCGCGGCAGACGAGAACGATCCCGACTACGTGTCGCGCGGCGGCCACAAGCTCGCCGGCGCGCTGGCGGCGTTCATGCCGCAGGGCCTGGTCGTCGAGGGGCGCAGGGCGCTCGACGCCGGCGCGTCCACCGGCGGTTTCACGGATGTCCTGCTGCGGGCGGGCGCCGCCCATGTCGTCGCCGTCGACGTCGGATACGGACAACTCGCATGGTCTCTGCAAAAAGATGAACGCGTCACCGTCAAGGACCGTACGAACGTACGCGAATTGACACTTGAAGAGATCGATGGGGAGCCTGTGGATCTTGTCGTGGGGGATCTGTCCTTCATCCCGCTCGGGCTGGTCCTCCCAGCCCTGGTGCGGTGCGTGAAGCCGGACGCGGACCTGGTGATGATGGTCAAGCCGCAGTTCGAGGTGGGGAAGGAGCGGCTGGGCAGCGGGGGAGTCGTCCGCAGCCCCCAGCTGCGGGCCGAAGCGGTGACGGGGGTGGCCCGGAAGGCCGGGGGACTGGGGCTCGGGGTGAAGGGCGTGACGGCCAGTCCGCTGCCCGGGCCGTCGGGGAATGTCGAATACTTTCTGTGGCTGCGGGCCGGGGCACCGGAACTGGACCCGGCCGATGTCGACCGTGCAGTGGCGGAGGGGCCCCGTTGA
- a CDS encoding SCP2 sterol-binding domain-containing protein: protein MATIEECRSALDKLSDNMQHAEGNVREAAALDRSVSCHITDLDVTFVGRMRGGRIEVRDTVQGPPPDKAEIRLAMTGDDLVALVDGELNFAKVWGSGRVKLSAGVRDLLQLRKLL from the coding sequence ATGGCCACGATCGAGGAGTGCCGCAGCGCACTCGACAAGCTCTCCGACAACATGCAGCACGCCGAAGGGAACGTCCGCGAGGCCGCGGCCCTGGACCGTTCGGTGAGCTGCCACATCACGGACCTGGACGTCACCTTCGTCGGCCGTATGCGGGGCGGGCGGATCGAGGTGCGCGACACGGTCCAGGGACCGCCGCCCGACAAGGCCGAGATCAGGCTGGCCATGACCGGTGACGACCTGGTCGCGCTGGTCGACGGCGAACTGAACTTCGCCAAGGTCTGGGGCTCGGGCCGGGTGAAGCTGTCCGCGGGCGTGCGCGACCTGCTCCAGCTCAGGAAGCTTCTGTAG
- a CDS encoding FecCD family ABC transporter permease: MKTTNRAVRTPGGLSVRLDVRAFTVVLLLLVAALTASVVLIGTGDFPIPAADVLRTLFGEGNAGQEFIVNELRLPRVLVGLLVGASLGLGGALFQSISRNPLGSPDVLGLGQGATAGALTVIVLFSGSANQVAAGALVGGLVTGFAIYVLAWKRGVHGYRLVLVGIGVSAIVTAVNGYLLTKSDIVDAARAVVWMTGSLDGRDWAQVWPLLGLCAVLVPLVLCNARGLRMMEMGDDVSYALGVRVERVRLLLMVAAVLLTASATAAAGPVSFVALTAPQLARRLTHAPGPNLLASLSMGAALLVVADWLSQRAFGAEQLPVGVVTGVLGGVYLLWLLVTERKAGRI; encoded by the coding sequence GTGAAGACCACCAACCGTGCTGTGAGGACCCCGGGCGGGCTCTCCGTACGCCTGGACGTGCGGGCCTTCACCGTCGTGCTCCTGCTGCTGGTCGCGGCGCTCACGGCGAGTGTCGTGCTCATCGGAACCGGCGACTTCCCGATCCCGGCCGCCGACGTGCTGCGGACGCTGTTCGGCGAGGGCAACGCGGGCCAGGAGTTCATCGTCAACGAACTGCGGCTGCCGCGCGTCCTGGTCGGGCTGCTGGTCGGCGCCTCGCTGGGACTCGGCGGCGCGCTGTTCCAGTCCATCTCCCGCAATCCGCTGGGCAGTCCGGACGTGCTGGGCCTCGGGCAGGGGGCGACGGCCGGTGCGCTCACGGTGATCGTGCTGTTCTCCGGAAGCGCGAACCAGGTCGCCGCCGGCGCGCTGGTGGGCGGCCTGGTGACCGGCTTCGCCATCTACGTGCTCGCCTGGAAACGGGGCGTGCACGGGTACCGGCTCGTGCTGGTCGGCATCGGCGTCTCCGCGATCGTCACGGCGGTCAACGGCTATCTGCTCACCAAGTCCGACATCGTGGACGCGGCCCGCGCGGTCGTGTGGATGACGGGATCCCTCGACGGCCGTGACTGGGCGCAGGTCTGGCCGTTGCTCGGGCTGTGCGCCGTGCTCGTGCCGCTCGTCCTCTGCAACGCGCGCGGGCTGCGGATGATGGAGATGGGCGACGACGTGTCGTACGCCCTCGGGGTGCGGGTCGAGCGGGTACGGCTGCTGCTGATGGTGGCGGCCGTGCTGCTGACCGCGTCCGCGACCGCCGCCGCCGGTCCCGTCAGCTTCGTCGCGCTCACCGCGCCGCAGCTGGCCCGGCGCCTGACCCATGCGCCCGGCCCGAACCTGCTGGCCTCCCTGAGCATGGGCGCCGCCCTGCTGGTCGTCGCCGACTGGCTCTCGCAGCGGGCGTTCGGCGCCGAGCAGTTGCCCGTGGGCGTGGTCACCGGCGTGCTCGGCGGCGTCTATCTGCTGTGGCTGCTGGTCACCGAACGCAAGGCGGGCCGGATATGA
- a CDS encoding DUF1015 family protein, which produces MNTAGHSEATERRGLELTPFRGLRYDPDRVGSLAAVTSPPYDVVVRPDGVHHLQSADPYNIVRLILPQAATPSVRNDQAAKTLRRWLSEGVLTTDPDPGLYVYEQRDGNGMLQRGVIGALRVSDPDEQVVLPHEDVMPHIVADRAALMRATAANLEPLLLTYRGDDSTTATADLIERTAEQPPLLATTTEDGFSHRLWSVTAPADLATVQTDLARHQALIADGHHRWATYRRLRTEHPSPSPWDHGLVLLVDTTRYPLRVRAIHRLLHDLPVGDAVAALDGHFRVRRLEVPLPEALEALADAACAGNAFLLAGDGAFHLVDRPDPDLLARTIPADRPTAWRTLDATVLHATLLDHIWRIPEDSPAHITYIHDTAATVAKAERDGGTAVLMHPVREEVVRDLARQGVTMPRKSTSFGPKPASGLVLRALDL; this is translated from the coding sequence ATGAACACAGCAGGTCACTCGGAAGCAACGGAGCGCCGAGGCCTGGAACTCACCCCGTTCCGAGGCCTTCGCTACGACCCCGACCGGGTCGGCAGCCTGGCCGCAGTGACGTCCCCGCCGTACGACGTCGTCGTCCGCCCCGACGGAGTCCACCACCTCCAGTCCGCCGACCCGTACAACATCGTCCGTCTGATCCTCCCCCAGGCCGCCACCCCCAGCGTCCGCAACGACCAGGCCGCCAAGACCCTGCGCCGCTGGCTGTCCGAGGGCGTCCTGACCACCGACCCGGACCCCGGCCTGTACGTCTACGAGCAGCGGGACGGCAACGGCATGCTGCAACGCGGCGTCATCGGCGCCCTGCGCGTGTCGGACCCGGACGAGCAGGTGGTGCTGCCGCACGAGGACGTCATGCCGCACATCGTCGCCGACCGCGCGGCCCTGATGCGGGCCACCGCAGCGAACCTCGAACCCCTCCTGCTGACCTACCGCGGCGACGACTCGACGACCGCCACGGCGGACCTGATCGAGCGCACCGCCGAACAGCCCCCGCTTCTCGCGACCACCACGGAGGACGGCTTCAGCCACCGCCTCTGGTCGGTCACCGCGCCCGCCGACCTGGCCACCGTCCAGACCGACCTGGCTCGTCACCAGGCCCTCATCGCCGACGGCCACCACCGCTGGGCGACCTACCGCCGCCTGCGCACGGAGCACCCCTCTCCCAGCCCGTGGGACCACGGCCTGGTCCTCCTGGTCGACACGACCCGCTATCCCCTCCGCGTCCGCGCCATCCACCGCCTCCTCCACGACCTGCCCGTCGGCGACGCCGTAGCCGCCCTGGACGGCCACTTCCGCGTGCGCCGCCTCGAAGTGCCGCTGCCCGAGGCCCTGGAGGCACTCGCGGACGCGGCCTGCGCGGGCAACGCGTTCCTGCTGGCCGGCGACGGTGCCTTCCACCTCGTCGACCGCCCGGACCCGGACCTCCTGGCCCGTACGATCCCCGCCGACCGCCCCACCGCCTGGCGCACCCTCGACGCGACGGTCCTGCACGCCACGCTCCTCGACCACATCTGGCGCATCCCCGAGGACTCCCCCGCGCACATCACCTACATCCACGACACGGCCGCCACGGTGGCGAAGGCGGAACGCGACGGCGGTACGGCCGTCCTGATGCACCCGGTCCGCGAGGAGGTCGTCCGCGACCTGGCCCGGCAGGGCGTCACCATGCCGCGCAAGTCGACGTCGTTCGGCCCGAAGCCGGCCTCCGGCCTGGTGCTGCGCGCACTGGACCTCTGA
- the recN gene encoding DNA repair protein RecN produces the protein MRIRSLGVIDDAVVELSPGFTAVTGETGAGKTMVVTSLGLLLGGRADPALVRIGAGKAVVEGRITVPQDATAAVRAEEAGAELDDGALLISRTVSAEGRSRAHLGGRSVPVGVLAELADELVAVHGQTDQQGLLKLSRQRQALDRYAGDAVAVPLAKYGEAYKRLRTVSAELDEITTRARERAQEADMLRYGLDEIAAVEPRAGEDVELAEEAERLGHAEALASAAAVAHAALAGNPEDPEGVDAGTLVAGAQRALDAVRSHDPALAALADRIGEIGILLRDAAGDLAGYADDLDADPLRLAAVEERRAALTGLTRKYGEDVAAVLAWAERSAARLTELDGDDERIGELTAERDALRSELGGLAQALTDARTEAAERFAAAVTAELASLAMPHARVSFDIRQTEDPDGVEVGGRPVAYGPAGADEVELLLAPHPGAPARPIAKGASGGELSRVMLAVEVVFAGTDPVPTYLFDEVDAGVGGKAAVEIGRRLARLAKTAQVVVVTHLPQVAAFADRQLLVEKTNDGSVTRSGVKVLEGEERVRELSRMLAGQEDSETARAHAEELLATARADL, from the coding sequence ATGCGGATACGGTCGCTGGGTGTGATCGACGACGCTGTCGTCGAGCTGTCGCCCGGGTTCACCGCGGTCACCGGTGAGACGGGTGCGGGCAAGACCATGGTGGTCACCAGCCTCGGGTTGCTGCTGGGCGGGCGCGCGGACCCGGCGCTCGTGCGGATCGGGGCCGGGAAAGCCGTCGTCGAGGGGCGGATCACCGTGCCCCAGGACGCCACGGCCGCCGTCCGCGCCGAGGAGGCCGGGGCCGAGCTCGACGACGGGGCGCTGCTGATCAGCCGTACCGTTTCCGCCGAGGGGCGCTCCCGGGCGCACCTGGGCGGACGCAGCGTGCCCGTGGGGGTGCTCGCGGAGCTCGCCGACGAGCTGGTGGCCGTGCACGGGCAGACCGACCAGCAGGGACTGCTCAAGCTGTCCCGGCAGCGCCAGGCGCTCGACCGGTACGCGGGCGACGCCGTCGCCGTGCCGCTGGCCAAGTACGGCGAGGCGTACAAGCGGCTGCGGACCGTCTCCGCCGAGCTCGACGAGATCACCACGCGCGCGCGTGAACGGGCCCAGGAGGCCGACATGCTGCGCTACGGGCTCGACGAGATCGCCGCCGTCGAGCCCCGGGCCGGCGAGGACGTGGAGCTGGCCGAGGAGGCCGAGCGGCTCGGGCACGCCGAGGCGCTGGCGTCCGCCGCAGCGGTCGCGCACGCCGCGCTCGCGGGCAATCCGGAGGACCCCGAGGGCGTCGACGCCGGGACGCTCGTCGCGGGCGCGCAGCGGGCCCTGGACGCCGTACGGTCGCACGACCCGGCGCTGGCCGCGCTCGCGGACCGGATCGGGGAGATCGGGATCCTGCTGCGCGACGCGGCCGGGGACCTGGCCGGGTACGCCGACGATCTGGACGCCGATCCGCTGCGGCTGGCGGCCGTCGAGGAGCGGCGGGCCGCGCTGACCGGGCTGACCCGGAAGTACGGCGAGGACGTCGCCGCCGTGCTGGCCTGGGCCGAGCGCAGTGCCGCGCGGCTGACCGAACTCGACGGCGACGACGAGCGGATCGGGGAGCTGACCGCCGAGCGGGACGCGCTGCGGTCCGAACTGGGCGGGCTCGCACAGGCGTTGACGGACGCGCGGACGGAGGCCGCCGAGCGGTTCGCCGCGGCCGTGACCGCCGAGCTGGCCTCGCTGGCCATGCCACACGCGCGCGTGTCCTTCGACATCCGGCAGACCGAGGACCCCGACGGCGTCGAGGTCGGCGGCCGTCCGGTCGCGTACGGGCCCGCGGGTGCCGACGAGGTCGAGCTGCTGCTGGCCCCGCATCCGGGGGCACCGGCACGGCCGATCGCCAAGGGTGCGTCCGGCGGTGAGCTGTCCCGCGTGATGCTGGCCGTGGAGGTCGTGTTCGCGGGGACGGACCCCGTGCCGACGTATCTCTTCGACGAGGTCGACGCCGGTGTCGGTGGCAAGGCGGCGGTCGAGATCGGCCGGCGGCTCGCGCGCCTGGCGAAGACCGCGCAGGTCGTGGTCGTGACCCACCTCCCGCAGGTCGCCGCCTTCGCCGACCGGCAGTTGCTGGTCGAGAAGACGAACGACGGGTCGGTCACCCGTTCCGGTGTGAAGGTGCTGGAAGGGGAGGAGCGGGTCCGGGAGCTGTCCCGGATGCTCGCCGGCCAGGAGGACTCGGAGACGGCCCGGGCGCACGCGGAGGAGCTGCTGGCGACGGCCCGGGCGGATCTGTAG
- a CDS encoding ABC transporter ATP-binding protein: MSKNQRSTVNRLSAENVTLAYDQRVIAEQLSVEIPDNSFTVIVGPNACGKSTLLRALSRMLKPSQGRVLLDGQVIQSMPAKKVARTLGLLPQSSIAPDGITVGDLVGRGRYPHQGILRQWSTEDERVVQESMRQTGVAELAERYVDELSGGQRQRVWIAMALAQQTPLLLLDEPTTFLDIQHQIDVLDLCAELHEEQGRTLVAVLHDLNHAARYATHLIALREGRVIAEGAPKDIVTAELVEEVFGLRCQVIDDPETGTPLVVPAARKARAGAGTGAEKVAATEAS; the protein is encoded by the coding sequence ATGAGCAAGAACCAAAGGAGCACCGTGAACCGTCTGTCCGCCGAGAACGTCACCCTCGCCTACGACCAGCGGGTGATCGCCGAGCAACTGTCGGTGGAGATACCCGACAACTCCTTCACCGTGATCGTCGGCCCCAACGCGTGCGGCAAGTCGACGCTCCTGCGGGCGCTGTCGCGGATGCTCAAGCCCAGCCAGGGCCGGGTACTGCTCGACGGTCAGGTCATCCAGTCGATGCCCGCGAAGAAGGTCGCGCGGACCCTCGGTCTGCTGCCCCAGTCGTCCATCGCGCCCGACGGCATCACCGTCGGCGATCTGGTGGGCCGGGGCCGCTACCCGCACCAGGGCATCCTGCGCCAGTGGTCGACCGAGGACGAGCGGGTCGTCCAGGAGTCCATGCGGCAGACCGGTGTCGCCGAGCTGGCCGAACGGTACGTCGACGAGCTCTCGGGCGGTCAGCGCCAGCGCGTGTGGATCGCCATGGCACTCGCCCAGCAGACGCCGCTGCTACTGCTCGACGAGCCGACGACGTTCCTGGACATCCAGCACCAGATCGACGTCCTGGACCTGTGCGCGGAGCTGCACGAGGAGCAGGGGCGCACGCTCGTCGCGGTGCTGCACGACCTGAACCACGCCGCCCGCTACGCCACGCACCTCATCGCCCTGCGCGAGGGCCGGGTCATCGCCGAGGGCGCGCCGAAGGACATCGTCACGGCCGAGCTGGTCGAAGAGGTCTTCGGACTGCGCTGCCAGGTCATCGACGACCCGGAGACGGGCACGCCGCTGGTCGTGCCGGCGGCGCGGAAGGCACGCGCCGGGGCGGGGACCGGGGCCGAGAAGGTGGCCGCTACAGAAGCTTCCTGA
- a CDS encoding FecCD family ABC transporter permease: MLVDSPPEQRAETAPAPPARRAIRAFGLLLAVAILVLVALASIAIGAKELSLGQVWHGLFDDSGTYGDVVVAERLSRTVLGLLAGAALGLAGAVLQALTRNPLADPGLLGINAGASAAVVTAVTYLGVTSLSGYVWFAFFGAAAVGALVWFLGGSRGATPVRLALAGTAISAALYGYLQAVMITDGAALGKMRFWTVGSLSAASDSIIRQVLPFLLAGVVLALALSRPLNAMAMGDDTAKALGANLNRTRALSMLAATVLCGAATAACGPIVFVGLMVPHVVRSFTGPDLRWILPYAAILSPVLLLGADVIGRIVARPAELQVGIVTAILGGPVFIYLVRRRRTAQL, encoded by the coding sequence GTGTTGGTCGACAGTCCCCCCGAACAGCGCGCGGAGACCGCCCCCGCGCCCCCGGCCCGACGGGCGATACGTGCCTTCGGGCTCCTCCTGGCCGTAGCGATCCTGGTGCTCGTCGCGCTGGCGAGTATCGCGATCGGAGCCAAGGAGCTGTCCCTCGGGCAGGTATGGCACGGCTTGTTCGACGACTCGGGGACGTACGGCGACGTCGTCGTCGCGGAGCGGCTGTCGCGGACCGTGCTCGGGTTGCTCGCCGGCGCCGCCCTCGGTCTGGCCGGAGCGGTTCTCCAGGCACTCACGCGCAACCCGCTGGCCGACCCCGGACTGCTCGGTATCAACGCGGGCGCGTCCGCCGCGGTCGTCACGGCCGTCACGTACCTCGGGGTCACCTCGCTCAGCGGCTACGTCTGGTTCGCGTTCTTCGGCGCGGCCGCGGTCGGGGCGCTGGTGTGGTTCCTCGGCGGCAGCCGGGGCGCGACGCCGGTGCGGCTCGCGCTCGCCGGTACGGCGATCAGCGCCGCGCTCTACGGCTACCTCCAGGCCGTGATGATCACGGACGGCGCGGCGCTCGGCAAGATGCGGTTCTGGACGGTCGGTTCACTGTCCGCGGCGAGCGACTCGATCATCCGGCAGGTCCTGCCGTTCCTGCTGGCCGGCGTGGTCCTGGCGCTGGCGCTGTCGCGGCCGCTCAACGCCATGGCCATGGGCGATGACACCGCCAAGGCGCTCGGCGCCAACCTGAACCGGACGCGGGCGCTGTCCATGCTGGCCGCGACCGTGCTGTGCGGGGCGGCGACCGCGGCCTGCGGGCCGATCGTGTTCGTCGGGCTGATGGTTCCGCACGTCGTGCGTTCCTTCACCGGGCCCGACCTGCGCTGGATCCTGCCGTACGCGGCGATCCTGTCGCCCGTGCTGCTGCTCGGCGCCGACGTCATCGGCCGGATCGTGGCCCGGCCCGCGGAACTCCAGGTGGGCATCGTCACCGCGATCCTCGGCGGACCGGTGTTCATCTATCTCGTACGACGGCGGAGGACGGCGCAGCTGTGA